A segment of the Nitrospirota bacterium genome:
CAGCTTCCCGGTAGATCGCCGCCAATTCCCCACGTGAATCGAGCACCACTACACGCGGACCAGTAGATCGCAGCCCGCCGGCCTGCCCGATGGTACTGCCTTTCTGCACGGCGAGCCCGCGCGCCCGCACCATGGCCTCCACCGATTCCGCTCGTTCGATATGTCGAGGGGCCAGGAGCAAGACGGCCGAGGGATGACGCGTCACGAGCGCCTGATAACATTCCGCGAGCATCTCTTCCTCACCGGAATGGGTACTGCCCGCCACCAACAGCTGTTCCCCCTCCTGAAGCCCAAGCCGAGCTCTCGTCACCCCACCCTCTGACACGGCAGGTATCGGCTGATCGAACTTGATATTCCCTGTTCGCCTGACCCGAGAAGCCTCTGCTCCCAGCGCGACGATACGGTCGACGTCACGGTCCGATTGCATCAGACAGAGGCTGAGCCCCTGCAACATCGTCCGATAGAACGATCGCACAGGCGCCCATTGCTGCCGAGTAAAAGACCTGGTCGAAAGCCGGCCGTTCACAAGAACCGTCGGCACCCCGCGCCGACGCAGGTGCCACAAGAGGTTCGGCCAGAGTTCGGTCTCGACGAACACATAGAGGCAGGGTTGCAATCGTTCGATGAAGCGGGAAACCACACAGGAAAAATCGAGCGGCGCATAACAATGCTCTGCTACTGCGGCTAACCGTTGCTCGACAGCCTCCCGTCCCGTCTCGGTAACCGTCGAGACCACGATACGATGTTCAGGATGACGGTGTTGCAACTCCTTGACCAGCGGTGTGACGGCCACCACTTCACCGAGAGAAACGGCATGAACCCAAATCACTGGTCTGTCCGGTCTGGCTGATTCATCTGGTCTATCTGGTCGACGAGATAGACCAGACGGACAATCTTTCAACCCCAGTCGCTGAAGCAATCCACGCCGACATCGCTGTTTGGCCAGCAGTATCGCCAAGATGACCGGCGATACGAGCAGGAGCACAATGTTATAGAAGAGACGCCACATATGATGAGCAGTCAGCACAGTCTCATGCAGAGATGAAGGTTGAAGACTGACAACTGACGGCTAGATCTTCAACGCCTCTTCCGCCTGATCCGTCAATCGATTCAGAACCGTTTCAAGCTCCAGGCGTGCCGCTTCCAACGCCTGTTCATCGGAGTCTCGCGGCACCCAGATGGGGGCGCCCCACAGGTAGAGGCCCCGAGACCATGGGAATGGGACCATGAACCGATCCCAGCTCGCGAAGAGTTTTTTTTTGAGCAGCTAAAGGCTAACGGCACAATCGGAAGCCCGGTGGCCTTCGCCAACTGCACCACTCCGAGCTTGGCGACCTGGCGAGGCCCCTTGGGTCCATCGGGAGTCACGACAAGATCCGCACCGGATCGCCCGAGGCGAATCAATTCTCGCAACGCCAGCGCCCCACCCCTGGTGCTCGATCCACGCACCGCCCGATGCCCGAATCGAGAGATAATGCGTGCGATGATCTCACCGTCCTGATGCTGGCTGATCAAGACGTTGGCGCCTGTTCCACGATAACCTATCGGGACCATGAGCTGCTGCGCATGCCAAAACGCCAGAA
Coding sequences within it:
- a CDS encoding 3-deoxy-D-manno-octulosonic acid transferase, which encodes MWRLFYNIVLLLVSPVILAILLAKQRCRRGLLQRLGLKDCPSGLSRRPDRPDESARPDRPVIWVHAVSLGEVVAVTPLVKELQHRHPEHRIVVSTVTETGREAVEQRLAAVAEHCYAPLDFSCVVSRFIERLQPCLYVFVETELWPNLLWHLRRRGVPTVLVNGRLSTRSFTRQQWAPVRSFYRTMLQGLSLCLMQSDRDVDRIVALGAEASRVRRTGNIKFDQPIPAVSEGGVTRARLGLQEGEQLLVAGSTHSGEEEMLAECYQALVTRHPSAVLLLAPRHIERAESVEAMVRARGLAVQKGSTIGQAGGLRSTGPRVVVLDSRGELAAIYREAVVAFVGGTLVPIGGHNLLEPAQWAKPVLFGPYTDHCAEIADFLIQAGGGRRVLQAADLTKQVLALFSDDEGRKRMGQSASQVVEQNQGALQRTLEAIDQLLMPQRGTSGSPLTDRPHTLMAGR
- a CDS encoding DUF374 domain-containing protein — encoded protein: MRNPRMKRIETWVKLSLLPPVGASIIRGLTGSMRMESRGHEQVDALYREGRHIILAFWHAQQLMVPIGYRGTGANVLISQHQDGEIIARIISRFGHRAVRGSSTRGGALALRELIRLGRSGADLVVTPDGPKGPRQVAKLGVVQLAKATGLPIVPLAFSCSKKNSSRAGIGSWSHSHGLGASTCGAPPSGCRETPMNRRWKRHAWSLKRF